cacatgtacatatatcctctctttttaagattcttttcccatataagccattacagagtattgagtagagttccctgtgctgtacagtaggtccttattagttatctattttatatataatagtgtgtatatgtcatttccagtctcccaattcatccctcccccctttcccctggtaaacataacttttttgtttgtttgttacatctgtgactctatttctgttttgtaaataagttcatttgtaccattttttagattccatataagcgatatcatatgatatttttctttctctatgtgacttacttcactcagtatgacagtctctaggtccatccatgttgctgcaaatggcattatttcattcttttttatggctgagtaatattccattgtatatatgtaccacatctttatccattcctctactgatggacatttaggttgcttccatgtcctggctattgaaaataatgctgcaatgaatattggggtgtgtgtatcttttcaaattatggtgttctccaaaactaagaaattaactaagctaaactatagactttattcagatttccccagtttttccaCTGATATCCTTTTTCTGCTCCAGGATtcaatccaggataccacattgcatttagtatATATACCTTTGAGCTGTTCAAATTTACCATGAGCatgaattacttttttaaaactaagcatgtttttaaacaaagagtATGATCATAACATTGATGTGCTACTGAtgctttgaaggcatattgcttCTTTAAATTAGAAGTAAATGTTTTAGAGGATAATAAAAACTCCTTTTCAGATAATCATTGTGAATCATctttcaacagttttttttttaaacaaaatccatTTACTACTCTTTTTCCTGCTGTTATTAAATAAACGTTCGTTTATGGGTCTAATCCAGCCCAAAACACTACAGGGGCAAATCTCCCAAAGTATCAAGTGCAAACTCTCCTTTCTGTCCCTATACTCTTCCATCTTCACTCTGATTTTCTATTATGCAGGTACgtttttctaaaaaattacaTTCAATCACCAATTCACCAGAATACGAGGAAAAGCAAACGATATTGACTGATAGCACATGCAGCTCCCCAATTCCAATTTCTCAGTCCTCTGAAAAATATCACTCAAACCACTTTACATATTAACTTACATGACATTAAAATGAGCAAAAAGTATACTTTCCTTCAAAACTTTAAGATGATTAGcttataaatacaaaaacaatgaaaaacacaaattacaGGTGTTAACAAACTGTTAACTGCTTTAGGTGTCTCCCACCACTCCGTAACATCCGTGGCCACCAAGTTAAATAAGATGCAAATCATGTGTTTTGGGctttttgttggttggttggtttggtttggtttttcctGTTTAAGCCTAAAGGCTCTCTTCAGCCTCCTATGTGTATACTTCAATGCGAAAAGAGTTTTGgaattttaaactttgttttcaacattttaaaattaggagaTCTCGTGGAAAACTCCAAATGTTCAGATTTTCTTAAAACACTGAAACATTTGTCAACACTGTAACCACGTTCCTGTATGGCAAAGTGAGCTAGCTGTATAGTGGCTTTCGATGGGACCTGTGTTTCTGCTTCACCATGGTCCCTAGCTGACCACCTTTACTCATTTCTTTACTTGCCTAGCCCCCGGAGTTACTGAGTTTGCAAATCCCTTTGAGCTCTGTACAAAGTAGATAAGTCTTGTTCATTACGTCACTAAGAGAAACGTGATCTAAAATCCTGTTTTCCTTCACAGGTCTCAAGATTACCAAAAGGACATTTATGAGGCCGGCAGTCCCTGCTGTACACAGGTACCTCTTTCGTTATCTTAAGACCTAAGAGCGATACTTGGTTCTTGGTGCTCCACACTGCGATTCATGCTGCGTGTGTCCCTAAAAAGTGATACATTTGATGGAGAGATGGCTTGATTAGGGTGGCAGCAGTCGAGACAGTGAGAAGTAGACAGATTTGAACTGTATTTGATGGAATAAATTGTTTAGAAGTGCAGGTTCTTCCAAaactgcaggggaggctgggaaaggagTCTGACATTTTCAGCACTGCCAGGAaaagggaggtgggagtgggaaggCTGTTGGGTAGACAACTCAGAGCTTACCGCGGATGACCAAGTCAAGATTGTAAAGGCACTGCTTCCCTTTGCTCTTACACATAGCAAGGCTTGCCTGGGAGATTTCTTCTACTTGAGGGTCAACTGTTCCAACTCACCTGAACTTTGGTCTGTTAACTTCCAATTGGTTTCAGGCCTCCCTCATCTGGAAGCACTGGGTAAGGAAAATactgttaattaaaaataatgcccCACACATCTTCCATCAATGTCACCCTACTCTGACACCTTTTAAACCAAGGTGCCACCAAGAggggaacttttaaaatataagccttttctctttccttttcttcaggaACGTGTCCAACAGATGGCGTTAATAGTCAGGAACAAAACACCTGGATACGTCacaatttattgttttttaaattctgaataatTGGACTAAAGATTAGAAACCAGAATCAGTGTCAATATATAGGACTTCATAGTGAATTATAGTAAACTGTATATATACTATTTATCACCCAAATTCTGGGCTGATTTGATTAGCTTTTTCCCACATCCTGAGTGCTTTGGAAATTATATTTCATCAAAGGTATGAATTAACCCCTTTTACtgttttattgcaaaatattttcccaCTCCTGCACCATAGTAGTCTTCCTAATATTCCCAACCAACTCCAGAATTATCTTGAATCTTCAGCAGGTGCATGATTTCTAGTGATGAGATTTTACTCTTACCTGGACAGGTCTACCTCATGTTACATATGGAACCCTGAGAAAATACAcctatgaaaataaagaaatctccTGGGTAGAACAAACTGGGCCACATACCTGACCTCAGGCTCCCAGGGGACCCTCTGCTTCTGTGGGGGGGAGCAGCTAATTAAACATAAACaagcttaaaaaacaacaacaacaacaacaaaaaaaaactacctcATCTCCCATGGGAACATTCTCAGGCGACTTACTGCCCTTTTTTGACCCCCTCCTTGGCCACCGTTCTATTTACTAGCTGTGACTCCTGACGCTGACACTTTATTTCTCACCCTCCCTGACCAAAGTGGCTCCTGATTAACTGGATATTACTGCCTAGGTGTGTCAGAGGGCTCCCAGGGATTTCACTCTGGGGTTCCTTCCCTAGAGAGAGGTCTGCAAACCAAGTGCATCAGAGTACAATTGTGTTGCATCTGAAATACAAGCTCTTTCCATTCTGCGATTATCAGGGCATAggttgtttttcaaaaatgaaaacatatacaaCAATTACAAAGTTCTCACTGAGAGTCAGCATAGCATACTGCTTAGGGCACAGGCTCTCCAGCCagaccacctgggttcaaatcccaaatcaccagtaagtgctcaataaatgttagttgttattttacttaaaataaaaaacccTTATTATGGTCTACAACCTACATGGTATGTTCCCTATCTCCCTAAACCTCACCTTGTTCTACTCTCCCCGGCCGTTCACAGCCTGACATGCCTCTTCAAGTTTCTCGAACATTACAGGTTTATTTGTCTCAGGGTCTTCCCACTTGTATTCCTTCCAGTATGGGACGTTCTCCCAGACCTAACTGGCTTCCTCTCACCACTCAGGCTTTGTGTTTCATGTCAACCCTTCTCTGAATCTATCCAAAATagcttcccctccccactccaataCATcacatagttttgtcttttatagcacttatcactaaCCTACTTGTTGACTTGTCTCCCCCTGTCCATTTAAATGTAAACTCCATAGCAATaggaaatctcttttttttttggctgcacctcacagcttgtgggatgttagttccctgaccagggattgaacctgggcccccagcaggggaagcgcagagtcctaaccactggaccaccagggaattccctcttgttCATCTTTCTTTATCCCAGAGCTTAGAATGGTAACTGGTACACTTGATGttcaatgaaaaggaaaaaagttatcTGGTTCAAATCCCATCTGATTGTAAAATGCTAGCtacaagagaaaagagaatttcaaagaataaaaagatcTGGGTCCTGTAATGGATACTTGTCGTATTCTTAACAGCCAATCTTCTGAAAAATCATTCCCTAATCTGAGAAAAATCCCAGGTCATGAGTTCAGCCTCCCTACTGTAGATGTCGGAACTCAAATTCCCAGCGGCTCTTGCAGCTAGGATGAAGGCATGGGACCAGGCTCTACTTACCAGACACACCCTCATAAGACTGACTCAGTAAAGAGTGGTGGAAAGAAACTCTGCTCTCTGGCCCCTAGGCTGTGGCTGAGGTGTTGGGCTTTCTGGAAGAGCATGGAGCCAAGTCAAGTGAGTTTGGCGAGGCTGTGCTGCCAGCTTCCTCTAGTACTAGATGGAACAGCACAGCATAGAGTTCTCAGGTCAGTTCTGTGCATGGTCTTGGGCATCGTTCCTGGAAGTACAGTTTCGAGTCTTCCCCCAAATTCTCAAAAACACCTCAGATCActttaaagcttttttaaaaaaatttttttacattttatttattttgggctatgttgggtcttcattgctgtgcatgggctttctctagttgcagtgagcggaggctactcttcgtttggcacacgggcttctcattgcggtggcttctcttgttgcagagcacgggctctaggcgcgtgggcttcagtagttgtggcacgcgggctcagtagttgtggctcgcgggctctagagcgcaggctcagtagttgtggcacacgggcttagttgctctgcggcatgtgggatcttcccgggccagggctcaaacccatgtcccctgcattggcaggcagattcttaaccactgcgccaccagggaagccctcagatcaCTTTAATAAGCCCTTCTCTCAATCAGTCAGGGTCAACTTCTGTTGCCTGTCCCACTGACAACCAGGTTTGCAGGAACTAGCAAAGCTGCCTAACTTTAGGACATCTGTCTTTACAGTATGAACTAGTTCCTCCTCTGTCCACCTGATTGTTTCCTGATATATATCAGAATTAGCTCACTTCCCAGGAGTAAGAAGTGTGACAGAGGCCAGCCATCTTTGTTCTCCTCTCCAGGTCTGTCATTTATTTCCACCTCTCCTTGGAAGAAACAGTCATAAGAAACCTGCTTTGTCTTTATAACAAAGGCCTATCATACTTTAAGCATGCCTATTCCAAAATGAGCTATAATATGTCTCACACTCAAAAAGTGATGTCTAATTTTGAATTTGATTATTAAACAATACCATCCTTTTATCATAAAACAAGAGTCTGTGTCAGAGGTTGCAAACTGGTGAGAAATTCTGACCTGCAGAGGGTTTTGTCTGGCCCACAAcgcttttaatctttaaaaattgtactcagagggcttccccggtggcgcagtggttgagagtccgcctgccgatgcaggtgacacgggtttgtgccctggtccgggaagatcccacatgccgcagagcggctaggcccgtgagccatggccgctgagcctgcgcgtccggagcctgtgctccgcaacaggagaggccacaacagtgagaggcccgtgtaccgcaaaaaaaaaaaaaaaaattgtactcaGAGATAcaaacattttacatttacatctgTGATTTCTGATGATTATAGCCTGCCACACAACAATCAGCTAGAGAATAGAGGCCCCCTTTTGATATATCATGGATTGTTCAATTTGCCTCTACTATATACTCACATACccaatttttgcttttaattttgttgcatAATACGTTGGAAGTTGGGCAAACTACCTGCCATTTCATGAAAAAGCTATTTAATAAGTACACAAACATAAAAACACCAACATTTTATACTGCTATAAAACACTGGAATAGATTAAATCAAAATAGACAAGGTAAATTAAAGGGGAGAGGCGGGGAGCTGTTCAGTGGGTATAAAGTCTCAGTCACGCAGGATGGAGGCTTCTGGAATCTGGTGCCCAGCATGTGCACAGAGTTGacaatattgtattgtacatgTGGCGACTGTCAGGAGGGTGAATTTTAAGTTATGTGGGGGTatttttgccacaataaaaaaaaatgtaattcacaacattaacagaagaaaaaagcacataaaaatgcAGAACTatacagaattttatttaatctgATAGGAGGTATTTATCTACAGTAAAGCAATAACAAGTAATATTGGTTAAATATTCAAAGTTCTTCACCTGAAACTGCAAAGGAGAGAAGAATGTTCATTATTTCACTTTAATTCAATATTATATTTGGCATTCTGGCCATAcagtaaagacaaaaataaaaataacaggttGGACAGGGACAAAAGGACAGGGGAGGGCAGAAGGCTGGGACTTGGGACTTGAAGATTCCAAAGCAAGCCAAACCACACAGTTTAGAAATTTCTGTTTGTGTCCACATAAGGTGGACCCTGAAGTTAAGtctaagaaaacaacagcaatttataaaagaaactgaCATGCTACAAAGGTGGTTTCTATCTTGCTAGACTGTAAATATCTTACTTGGCTattaactgaaaatatttaatcGAATGACCACTTCCCagctaattttcattttaatgttttaacaatttacattttaaacactGAATTCTCTAGGGCATGTTCCATCATTTGAATTAGAAATAACACCCAAAGAATGTCTTAGTAAACAATAAACTTATCTTAACTATATCATCCATGATCAATTCAGTAACTATATTACACCTTTCcaagcaataaaatggacaactttaaagagctttttaattgggagatttaaaaaaaaaaaggcaggacacGCAAATGACCTGCAGTTCAAAACATAAAGTCCTGTCACTTACATTCTATCCCACCTGTTCAACACACCATCCAAGTGCTGCAAACACAAGACAGTTCAGAGGAACAGTGTTATAACCCCTTAATTGCTACATCACCCAGTAAGTTACAATTAAAAAGCTCCTTATAAAAAGAAGTCCACCTATCCGCAGATATTGGAGAATCCCAGGCTGTTCCGTAcattactgaaaaaaatgcaaatacattCATAAAGGCAAAAAAACTTTAGGTAACATGACAACCCACATCTTTCGCTGGTCAGACTCTACCGGCCATCTCAGTATCGCGGAAACGTTCCATCGATTTTGGCAGCCCAGGCCATGAGGCCTCCCACAACATCCCGAACTGTTAAAGAGTCTAAGTCTGTCCAGGACTGCAGGATCTTCACGGCTTTCTGGGAGTCATTGCCCAGTTTGCAGATCACATAAATGGGGAGAGATACCCCTTCCTGTGTGCCCTGCTTCCCTTCCCGGATTGCTTCTCCCAAGAGTTTCAGGCTCTCCGCATTCCTCCGTTCCAAATGTTTCAAAGGGATGTGTAGGGAGTGAGGCAACCGACACAGGTCCACCTCCACTGGAGGCCTGACGTCCAGCAACACGTGGGGTGACCCGGAATCCAGAAGTCGCTTATAGTCGACGACAGAAATTCGCTCCTCTGGTTTCAGTAACTGTAGGGAGCGGCACTTATCGGTGGCCGAGGAGCCACAGAAGCTTTCGTAGTCCTGCAGATCAGTCACAGTGGGCCGCTCCCCGCAAGCTGCACAGTCGGGCCTGCGCCTCCGCAGCCGAATACAGCGGAAATGACCTCCGAGGGCATCAAAGAGCAACAGGCTGCCACTGTAAGAGGGGCCCAGACCTGCAGCGATCTTCAACACTTCCAGCGCCTGCAGGCAGCCCAGGACCCCGGTAACCACACCAAGCACCCCGCCATCCGCGCAGCTGGTCACCGTCTCCGCCGGAGGTGGTTGCGGAAACACGCAGCGATAGCAAGGCCCACCGCCGTAGTGGTAGACTGTGAGTTGGCCCTCGAAGCGCAGGGCGCTGGCCGACACGAGGGGCCGTCCGGTTAGCACACAGGCGTCGTTAACCAGGTAGCGAGTGGGCACGTTGTCGGAACAATCAGCCACCACGTCATAGCGGCCAACCAGGTCTAGCGCCGTGGCTGGCGTAAGCGCCTGGGCGTAGGGCACGCACTCCACCGCCGAATTGAGACGGCGCAGTGTAGCGGCAGCCGAAAAGACCTTGGCCTGGCCGGCCAGTGCCTCGCCGTGCAGCACCTGGCGGGCCAGGTTGCTCACTTCTACTACGTCGTAGTCCACAAGGCCCAGGCGGCCGACGCCGGCC
The sequence above is a segment of the Orcinus orca chromosome 16, mOrcOrc1.1, whole genome shotgun sequence genome. Coding sequences within it:
- the MOCS3 gene encoding adenylyltransferase and sulfurtransferase MOCS3, translating into MAAREEVLTLQAEVAKREEELSSLKRRLAAALLAEQESERLVPVSPLPPKAALSRDEILRYSRQLVLPELGVQGQLRLATASVLVVGCGGLGCPLAQYLAAAGVGRLGLVDYDVVEVSNLARQVLHGEALAGQAKVFSAAATLRRLNSAVECVPYAQALTPATALDLVGRYDVVADCSDNVPTRYLVNDACVLTGRPLVSASALRFEGQLTVYHYGGGPCYRCVFPQPPPAETVTSCADGGVLGVVTGVLGCLQALEVLKIAAGLGPSYSGSLLLFDALGGHFRCIRLRRRRPDCAACGERPTVTDLQDYESFCGSSATDKCRSLQLLKPEERISVVDYKRLLDSGSPHVLLDVRPPVEVDLCRLPHSLHIPLKHLERRNAESLKLLGEAIREGKQGTQEGVSLPIYVICKLGNDSQKAVKILQSWTDLDSLTVRDVVGGLMAWAAKIDGTFPRY